One segment of Candidatus Falkowbacteria bacterium DNA contains the following:
- a CDS encoding glycosyltransferase family 4 protein has protein sequence MKTILAALEFPPAFGGVENYYQNLANFWPDEFIVLDNSENKLLSKNALTLKWLKGFFTILSTAKKAQPDWVIVGEILPIGTATYLASFFASFKYAVFLHGLDFSMATKSAWKKFITKKILKRAKLILCANSKTAELVNAFIGANSKVKIVNPGINPQLPLIRPELVSGLRNNYGLAGNKVLISIGRLVKRKGVSDVLAVLPEILLEQENIRYIIIGNGPEENNIKKLLADPALKSRVFLLSNVSEEEKWAWLELSDIFVLPTSEINGDYEGFGIVYLEANLFSKPVIATRSGGVADAVVDGLNGRLIEAGDAMALKQAIIELTNNRELCSKLGQQGKTRALKDFAWSDKVKTIYELLKENI, from the coding sequence ATGAAGACTATTTTAGCAGCACTTGAATTTCCGCCGGCTTTTGGTGGAGTAGAAAATTACTATCAAAATCTGGCTAATTTTTGGCCAGATGAATTTATTGTACTTGATAATAGTGAAAATAAATTGCTTAGTAAAAATGCTTTAACACTAAAATGGTTAAAAGGCTTTTTTACAATACTCTCAACCGCAAAAAAGGCTCAGCCTGATTGGGTTATTGTTGGCGAAATTTTACCAATTGGCACGGCTACTTATTTGGCTTCTTTTTTTGCTTCTTTTAAGTATGCTGTTTTTCTTCATGGTTTGGATTTCTCTATGGCAACAAAATCTGCCTGGAAAAAGTTTATCACTAAAAAAATATTAAAACGTGCTAAATTAATTCTTTGTGCTAACAGTAAAACCGCCGAACTAGTTAATGCTTTTATTGGCGCTAACTCTAAAGTAAAGATTGTTAATCCAGGTATAAATCCACAGCTACCACTTATTAGACCAGAATTAGTGTCAGGTTTAAGAAATAATTATGGTTTAGCTGGCAATAAGGTTTTAATTAGCATCGGACGTTTAGTTAAAAGAAAAGGCGTTAGCGATGTCTTAGCTGTTTTACCAGAAATTTTATTAGAGCAAGAAAATATTCGCTATATTATTATTGGCAATGGACCAGAAGAAAATAATATTAAAAAATTATTAGCTGATCCAGCGCTAAAGAGTAGAGTGTTTCTGTTAAGTAATGTTTCTGAAGAAGAGAAATGGGCTTGGTTAGAGTTAAGCGATATCTTTGTTTTGCCGACAAGTGAAATCAATGGCGACTACGAAGGCTTTGGTATTGTTTATCTTGAAGCCAATCTATTTTCCAAGCCTGTTATTGCCACCAGAAGCGGCGGTGTGGCGGATGCGGTTGTTGATGGGCTAAATGGACGTTTGATTGAAGCAGGGGATGCTATGGCCCTAAAACAAGCCATTATAGAGCTAACTAATAATCGAGAGTTATGTTCTAAGCTTGGACAGCAAGGTAAGACACGAGCACTCAAAGACTTTGCTTGGTCAGACAAGGTTAAAACAATTTATGAATTATTAAAAGAAAATATTTAA
- a CDS encoding flippase: MANIAKNTSYFTLALVLQKIISLTYFTIYARALGPADLGQYYFALSITSIFSIFIDLGLSNVVTREVAKYPEKARSILASTIAVKLPLAILTVLAVVAWSFAWGYSPIIKQLIYISSLAMVFDSFTGIFYSVSRGFHNLKFESISSIIFQLIILVLSLVILDRGGSINYLMAALLIASIFNFVYSFSVIKLFWKLSVTPIWDKPLIKKLFSMALPFGLFVIVQRFYTYFDSVLLFKLAGDKAVGLYQVPFKIIVALQFLPMAFVASLYPVLSTYWHSNREKLALAFEKAITYCLLLAIPVSLGSFAMADKIVLLFKEQYSETGLLLRISMMAAPFMFLGFPVGSMLNACDRQKRNTINMTITAIVSAVLNLVLIPRYGVLGACITTLVTSILMLVLGWVVIPQITKLHWRAILWSLFKILAAGLTMLLVVELIKSHLNPFITIAIAGLVYVVAVYVFRAVTRDDIKGFILSIKGKDGEELID, from the coding sequence ATGGCCAACATTGCAAAAAATACTTCATATTTTACACTCGCTTTGGTATTACAAAAAATAATATCATTAACTTATTTTACGATTTACGCGCGAGCTTTAGGACCAGCTGATTTGGGTCAGTACTATTTTGCTTTGTCTATTACTTCAATCTTTTCAATTTTTATTGATCTTGGTTTAAGTAATGTTGTTACACGCGAAGTTGCTAAATATCCTGAAAAAGCTAGATCAATTTTAGCGAGCACTATAGCTGTAAAATTACCATTAGCTATATTAACTGTTTTAGCTGTTGTGGCTTGGTCTTTTGCTTGGGGCTACAGTCCAATTATTAAGCAATTGATTTACATTTCATCTCTTGCCATGGTGTTTGATAGTTTTACTGGTATTTTTTATTCAGTGTCCCGAGGTTTTCATAATTTAAAATTTGAGAGTATTTCTTCAATTATATTCCAGCTGATTATTTTAGTTTTGAGTTTAGTAATTTTAGATAGAGGTGGATCAATTAATTATTTGATGGCAGCTTTACTAATCGCCAGTATTTTCAATTTTGTTTATTCTTTTTCGGTTATAAAACTGTTTTGGAAATTATCAGTTACTCCAATTTGGGATAAGCCGCTTATAAAGAAGTTATTTTCCATGGCTCTGCCATTTGGTCTCTTTGTTATTGTTCAACGTTTCTATACTTACTTTGATTCAGTTTTATTATTTAAGCTAGCAGGGGATAAAGCTGTTGGTTTGTATCAAGTCCCGTTCAAAATAATCGTGGCTTTGCAATTTCTACCGATGGCTTTTGTAGCTTCGCTATATCCAGTGTTGAGTACTTATTGGCATAGTAACCGAGAAAAATTAGCCTTAGCTTTCGAAAAAGCTATTACTTATTGTTTACTTTTAGCTATTCCAGTTAGTCTTGGTTCATTTGCTATGGCTGATAAAATAGTTTTGCTATTTAAAGAACAATATTCTGAAACCGGTCTGCTGCTAAGAATTTCTATGATGGCGGCGCCGTTCATGTTTTTAGGTTTTCCGGTTGGTTCAATGTTAAATGCCTGCGACCGTCAGAAAAGAAATACTATTAACATGACAATTACCGCCATTGTAAGCGCTGTTTTAAATCTTGTTTTAATTCCTCGTTACGGCGTGCTTGGTGCTTGTATAACAACTTTAGTGACCAGTATTTTAATGTTGGTTTTAGGTTGGGTTGTTATTCCACAAATTACAAAACTACATTGGCGCGCAATTTTATGGTCATTGTTTAAGATCTTGGCTGCTGGTTTAACTATGCTTTTAGTTGTTGAATTAATTAAGAGTCATCTAAATCCATTTATTACGATTGCAATTGCTGGTTTAGTCTATGTTGTAGCGGTTTATGTTTTCCGTGCTGTGACGCGAGATGATATTAAGGGTTTTATTTTATCAATCAAAGGCAAGGACGGTGAAGAACTAATTGATTAA
- a CDS encoding NAD(P)-binding domain-containing protein — protein MPVVFVYGLGAFGYAILKHLDRHKRSSYVIAGYDRDKKVMDSLRKKRSHPRHQLDQSISKQVLLPESPSDIFDKADILILAVTANAIPEIVRILSKTKRSRKKLIVINAAKALDAKTGSRLELIIKKHLKHTHSYVYFAGGTIADDLYNSHPLGATIASYNKPALKVTEDLLASPNLRLYKTSDVSGAEYCGAFKNIVSIFAGLVSGLGWPYGSETFFISRFSREVERFVVKELRGHLDTFSMDSQCWGNDLWMSCTGKTRNREFGYLVGKGMTVNQAKADMAKRNRTVEGLTSISILKKLCKDFSSYPFLLAMQEIVLKNKKPKKIIESLIESRTI, from the coding sequence ATGCCAGTAGTATTTGTCTATGGATTAGGCGCTTTTGGGTATGCCATCCTTAAGCATTTAGATCGTCACAAACGGTCTTCTTATGTTATAGCCGGCTATGATCGTGATAAAAAGGTCATGGATTCTTTACGTAAAAAAAGAAGTCATCCTCGTCATCAACTTGATCAATCTATTTCTAAACAAGTCCTTTTGCCTGAATCTCCGTCTGACATTTTTGACAAGGCTGATATTTTGATTTTAGCAGTAACAGCTAATGCGATTCCTGAGATTGTAAGAATTCTTAGTAAGACAAAACGCTCTAGAAAAAAACTTATTGTAATAAACGCGGCTAAGGCACTGGACGCCAAAACCGGTAGTAGATTAGAGTTGATTATTAAAAAGCATCTTAAACATACTCATTCATACGTTTATTTTGCCGGCGGTACAATTGCTGATGATTTGTATAATTCTCATCCTTTAGGCGCTACGATTGCTTCCTACAATAAGCCAGCCTTAAAAGTAACCGAGGATTTATTAGCTTCACCGAATTTACGTTTATATAAAACATCCGATGTAAGCGGCGCTGAATACTGCGGGGCTTTTAAAAATATTGTGTCTATCTTTGCCGGATTGGTTTCAGGCTTAGGTTGGCCGTATGGCTCAGAGACATTTTTTATTTCACGTTTTAGTCGCGAGGTTGAACGTTTTGTAGTCAAAGAATTGCGTGGGCACCTAGATACTTTTAGCATGGATAGCCAATGTTGGGGTAATGATTTATGGATGAGTTGTACTGGCAAAACTAGAAATAGGGAATTCGGCTACTTGGTTGGCAAAGGCATGACAGTTAATCAAGCTAAAGCCGATATGGCTAAGCGAAATAGAACCGTTGAAGGTCTAACCTCTATTTCGATTTTAAAAAAGTTGTGCAAAGATTTTTCGTCTTATCCGTTTTTACTAGCTATGCAAGAGATTGTTCTTAAGAATAAAAAGCCAAAGAAGATTATAGAAAGCTTAATTGAATCACGCACTATTTAA
- the rpsI gene encoding 30S ribosomal protein S9 yields the protein MTEVKTKTVVKKVKADAPAGTYIQTIGKRKTASARVRLFKGGKGVITVNGAPMAEYFKTPLMQMIIQDPLKGTSLEGQFDITAMVCGGGKQGQAEALRHGIARALLVLDVELRPVLKAQRWLTRDARKKERKKPGLKKARKAPQWSKR from the coding sequence ATGACTGAAGTTAAGACTAAAACTGTAGTTAAGAAAGTGAAGGCTGACGCACCAGCTGGAACTTACATCCAAACAATTGGTAAGCGTAAAACAGCTTCTGCGCGTGTTCGCTTATTTAAGGGTGGCAAAGGAGTTATTACTGTTAATGGTGCTCCAATGGCTGAATATTTCAAGACTCCACTAATGCAGATGATTATTCAAGATCCTTTAAAGGGAACTTCTTTAGAAGGTCAATTTGATATTACAGCTATGGTTTGTGGTGGTGGAAAGCAAGGTCAAGCTGAAGCTCTTCGTCATGGTATTGCTCGCGCTTTATTAGTACTTGATGTTGAATTGCGTCCAGTATTAAAAGCTCAACGCTGGTTAACTCGTGATGCTCGTAAGAAAGAAAGAAAGAAACCAGGTTTGAAAAAAGCTCGCAAAGCCCCACAGTGGAGCAAGCGTTAA
- the rplM gene encoding 50S ribosomal protein L13: protein MPRPAINRDRIKIDATDQTMGRLASKIATLLRGKHKVTFEPHIDGGDIVEVSNVSKVKFSGKKMEQKVYHHYSGYPGGLKTRKIADIFKNKPDEILRRAVHEMLPDNRLRPAMIKRLIIK from the coding sequence ATGCCTAGACCAGCTATTAATCGCGACAGAATAAAGATTGACGCCACTGATCAGACCATGGGTCGTTTGGCAAGTAAAATTGCCACATTATTGCGTGGTAAACATAAGGTTACTTTTGAACCACATATTGATGGCGGTGATATTGTTGAAGTTTCAAATGTCTCAAAGGTAAAGTTCTCAGGAAAGAAAATGGAACAAAAAGTTTATCATCATTATTCTGGTTACCCAGGTGGTTTGAAGACAAGAAAGATAGCTGACATTTTTAAAAATAAACCAGATGAAATTTTGCGCCGCGCGGTTCATGAAATGTTGCCTGACAACAGGTTGCGTCCCGCTATGATTAAGCGTTTGATTATCAAATAA
- the rplQ gene encoding 50S ribosomal protein L17 produces the protein MRHRNKGKILDRKKAPREMMLRNLAASVLMYEKVKTTEAKAKTVRSLVEHLITVSKAGDLAARRQLISTLPQPLAVKKAMDVLGERYKTRKGGYTRIVKLGSRVGDGASVVQIELV, from the coding sequence ATGCGTCACCGTAATAAAGGAAAAATTTTAGATCGTAAGAAAGCTCCTCGAGAGATGATGCTTCGTAACCTCGCGGCTAGCGTTTTAATGTACGAAAAAGTTAAAACAACTGAAGCCAAGGCCAAGACAGTTCGTTCCTTGGTTGAGCATTTGATTACAGTTTCTAAAGCCGGTGATTTGGCTGCTCGTCGTCAATTGATCAGTACTTTGCCTCAGCCTTTAGCTGTTAAGAAAGCTATGGATGTTTTAGGTGAGCGTTATAAGACACGTAAAGGTGGTTACACCAGAATTGTTAAGTTAGGTTCACGTGTTGGAGACGGCGCTAGCGTCGTTCAAATTGAATTAGTATAA